AATTTCGACCATGGGAAGCAAAAGCTTCTACCGTGGTGAAGAGGAGCATTGCCAGAACAATCCATGCCGCGAAGACGTTCTATTCGTAGAGGTCCGAGTATATCAAGGGCAGAGATAAGAGAGTTGGCGGGTCGAACAGGTGCTTTGGTGGTTAAAAGTCGTCAAAGTAAGAAAGGAGAAAGGTGAGATACACGAGAGACGATGGGAGAGAAATAAACGCGGTAGATGCGGCAGTGGAAAGAGGAGGAGGACAAGTAGGAGAGGATGGCGAGGGGAAGGGTAGTAGACCCGCGCCCAGCCGATGCACCCAGCCGACGCACAACAAACACGAGCAAGCCGCCGTGTGAGAATCTAGCCGAGCGCTCGACTGGCGCCGAAATCGCAACGTTTCTCACATCGGACAATTCTGGCGCGCGCGGAATACCCGAGCCGCCTTTTCGGTCACTCGATTTGGCGTAGGTTTCAACATGGCGGTATGGCCGCTCGGGAAAGAAAGCTCTCAAGGGCCCGCCGCTACAGCCGCCACTTACGCACCACCACGGCACACACCACGCGTTATACTTAATATCAACGGACCCAGAAACTTCAAGATTACTTGTAATCACTTACCTGATCAATGGAAGTCCACTTTCCACAGGAATTCTATTGTAAAACACTACCACTACGTCTTGGACACTCGCACTACGCTTTCTCCCTGCTCGCTAGTTTGGTTGGTCGGTGTTATGGCCGCCGCCGAGTGTGCCCCACCGTATCACTCACTCACTCTCACTCGTGCGAGCGCGAGCGCTCGGTTCGCATACGCGACGAACGCGGACGCGGCCCGACCAACTAGTTCCACACTTACGAATGCGGACGTCGATCTCTCGCACTAATATCGTATCAGTGCCCCATACCGAGCTCCACCGACATTTTCCTGGAGTCTCGTACAATCGGATGGCTTTCCGTACCCATGACGATCTCGGATCTAGAAACTAACGATCGCAGCACCAACAATGGCTACGCATTCTTTCGCGACGTACCGAATGGTCCTGTTCCGCTGTTCCTCGAACACGACCTGTCTACCCATTCCCCTCGCTTGCTTGCCATTACGAACTTTGCCGAACTAATCCGAACGACTACGCGCCAATTTCAAAATTACTTAACAAACATTACAATATTCTTTTTAATCGACCGTACAGCTAAACGATACCCGTCCCAAACAAATACGCCGCAGACTAATTTCATTCTAATTACATATAATAACTTAGAAATCTATAATTATCGAGAAAAAAACGCCTCTTCTATTGTGTAAATTGATTCAAGGATAACAGGTGAgcttaaaattaatttttaaataaatttgtttACTTGTTCATTAAAATGTCTGACGGTATTGAAGTAACAGAGAATAGGATTTACAGGGTGTGAAACAATCGATCATCTTTATTCATAAATTCAGGATTACACTTTATTAACCAATCCAAAAATTAATGGTTAATTTCCATCGTTCCACGTCCACCCATAATGCATTTTTATAACATCGAAATAATTATCCGTAATCATGAATATTAATAAGTAACGGTAATtggaaaaaataattttttgcaAAGTAAATAATAACTAATATTCTTATTTGAAATATTACATTAAAATGTATTAATCACCGCGCAAGTCGTGGTCCAATTCCACGATTCTATAACCATTGCAATGCATTTTGGGATACATGCAAAATCTATAACTATATTCGCTTTTCAACGCTACCttctaaataattaaaatatgatCTTTAACAATATTGCAATTAAAAACATAGTTAACACGTGGTGAATATTACACGCCACTCGAATGATATTTTGTCATGACGTGTACGTCGTCATCATAGCAAGTTCCGTTACACATCCAAAATGGCGAAACATGAACAATTGACCTTTGCTTTGTTATAATATTTCAGCTGAAATACAATCTAAACTTTTACAGATACTAAAATTTACAAAAACGATAACTTATATATCTATACAAATAACTTACTGAACATGTAAAATCTTAACAATATCATAAAGGCAATGTTAATGTATCGACAGGCTGAAACTCGTGATATTGACTACGGTAGTCAATTCAACAATTATGCTTTTTATCACATTTCACCAGCTGTATGGTCAAAGAAGCAccgcataaaaaaaatattgcaataatTCAAATAAGAATAACTAAAAACTTATTGTTATATACATTGGCACAAACGACTATAGCACTAAACCACAAAATGGCGTCTTTTGTACGGATACTATCACGTTTCAGCAATATACGCTGCTTAGCACAAATCACTCAGTACAGGCATCGAATCACCGAAACGACAGTCGTCGAAGTTGAGAAAACAACATAATACAATCTCCAAAAATCGAGTTATAAAAAGATAGAGGAGTGTTCCAAATACTTTACATTAACGACCATTTTTCCTCTGATGACGTAATGAAATACGAAAGTCAAAAAAGAAACTAGACATTTAGGACTCGATTTCGTTAACAGACTTCCGGCTACCATTAGTTTATCGCGTTCTGAACAACGATTGGTGCAAGCTCGTAGAGTCCCTGCTACGGACCAATCGTTTAAAGACCGATATTGATGAGTCATTCTGTTTAGGATTTTCCACTGACGATGAGAATTGCGCAACAATATATGTTTCTTCCTTTATACAGAAGTATACAAATTACTCTTTACGATTTTGTACTGGACAGGTAAAATTAATGATTTAATACAATAAAATTTGGTAGAAAACTACATACAACAACATTTTTATTCATATttacaaattttattttatttttctctgTTACTTTTATTCAATTACAAAAAATGATTcatgtttgaaataaaaatgaGTAAAAGTGTTTGAGGAATTGAAGAATTAAGTCACATGTAACAAATATATGGTGTCAACTTCTTATTTACACTATTCCCCAAACTTCTTCAAATGCTGTACATAATTTGCTACATGTCAGAGCACCGGATAATGGATAATTACTTATAGATACAACATCTTCTGTATAATCTGGTTTCACCTGTAATCATAATTTGATATATTAAATAACGAAATAACGTTGAAAAatagtatatatgtatatgtaatatCACCTGTCCATGCGCCATTGCACCCACCACAATGGCAATTGGATCATTCGCAGGTACTAATTCTCGTGGATTTTGTACTTTATTTGCACTAAAGGACATTGCAATTTTATAGCATCCAACTGGTAAATGGTCAGTGACTGGATTTTTAATTACTTTCAATAATTTCATTGGGCCATCAGAGGCACGAACACTAAATTTATGCAGTAATTGTACTGTGAAATAgaagaattaatgaaaattcTGAATATACACTTATATAATGAATATACAAATTCGTTTGTTTACCCATGAGACCAGCAAAACGTTTAAATGTCCTTGGTATCCTGGTTTGTGGATTCACTTCTATCAGTACATTCTTTTCTGTATGTATGTAAACTTGTAAAAGCCCAGCCCTATTTAATGGACTGTCCATTAACATTAATAAGCATTGATGAGTAATATCTGGTCTGCATGTACCAGGATCTCTATCATTTTTCTTTAAAATATTGATGTGATCGTCGCAATTTAATAGTTCAAAACTATTTCCAACCTAGGAAAAGTATaagaatttttaaaaaattcgatATTATAAATGTACATAACATTAAGTATCAAATTTAATTGAAAGATTGTTTTGAACTTTTCGGCACATATATAACAGATGCACGCTAATAAATTCAATGTCCTATGAATAACAAACAAATGTACCAATAAATGCACATTTATAAAATTTAAATTCTTTTCAAAAAATTAAATTTaggattttaaatttattttaaaagcATGTACAAAACATAACCTCACCTTAACAGATTCTAATTGAGCTTTCTCTAAAATAATGATCAAACGCTTCTCTTGGTTTTTAATATGACCAACGTGAAGATGTTTAGGAGCTGGATCATACTCATAATCATCTTTTTCCTTACGATTTTTACGCTTTTGACCCATTTCTTACAAGTGTACGGTATAAACACAAATTTTGGTATATATAAATGTGTATTAAAACCGTAAACGACATATGGAATAGACCTATCGTTTTATAGAACTTTGTGTTCCATATTCTGAAATACCGGTTGTATAAAAAAAGTTATAGGATTTGTTATGTCTTCTACAATTTAAAGCGAAAAGTTTAAAAACTGTATTAAATCCAACTACTGAAGTTGATACTCAGAGAACAcaacgattggcacgccagtggCAACGGGTAGAATGAATTTCGTGGCAAAATCATGCTAAGACAGTGCACGTACTTAGCTCTTATAACGGCATAGTCTTAGCATTAGGGCGGCATTAGTAAAgcaaatatatttatacaatttactacacattaaattatttattatacatTGATTGTTCCCATAACTTAATTAATTCAATGTTTTATAACTAAATAtgtaatttattacatttccttaaacaatatatGTTACCATTTCGTGTTTTCttattaatatataaataaaatattgcgCTTAAGCGTATTTATgcttataataaatatttttattattaaatgtAAAGCAGAGATTAAAAATGTTCATGTAACTTGTACATTAACAATAAGACGTTTCGCGATAATTAGATTTTGATATAAGAAAATACTTACATTTCTTTTCTGTGTACTGAAGTAAGTACATAACCGtaacaatatattatataaattgaaTTAAGTTTTTAACAATTGGAGCTTCGATATTTCTAAATAGAAATATTATGCTATATcaatacaattaaaaattgtatATTTCATTTAAAAGTCTATGCTGGCTTTCTTGTTCAGATTTTATAAACACTTCTTGAC
This is a stretch of genomic DNA from Xylocopa sonorina isolate GNS202 chromosome 8, iyXylSono1_principal, whole genome shotgun sequence. It encodes these proteins:
- the LOC143425855 gene encoding ribosomal RNA small subunit methyltransferase NEP1 is translated as MGQKRKNRKEKDDYEYDPAPKHLHVGHIKNQEKRLIIILEKAQLESVKVGNSFELLNCDDHINILKKNDRDPGTCRPDITHQCLLMLMDSPLNRAGLLQVYIHTEKNVLIEVNPQTRIPRTFKRFAGLMVQLLHKFSVRASDGPMKLLKVIKNPVTDHLPVGCYKIAMSFSANKVQNPRELVPANDPIAIVVGAMAHGQVKPDYTEDVVSISNYPLSGALTCSKLCTAFEEVWGIV